The following are encoded in a window of Rosa chinensis cultivar Old Blush chromosome 4, RchiOBHm-V2, whole genome shotgun sequence genomic DNA:
- the LOC112198609 gene encoding disease resistance protein RPV1-like has protein sequence MAFLINEAAASSSSSSLPLSSTDHQNHYTYEVFLSFRGEDTCFNFTDHLYNALCRKGIETFRDADKLRRGEDVSQELLKAIEESRVSIVVFSQNYASSTWCLNELVKILECRKSKRQDVRPVFYKVAPSDVRHQRGAFGDAFATLGCRYEDSMDKWKTALKEAADLSGWPLKDGEYETKFIEDIVEELSAQVINPSCYLDVAEHPIGLASCRQDVIRLLHAEENIVHMVGIWGPGGIGKTTIAKYVFNSICHKFQSSCFLADVRSNGLAQLQETLLSNFLDSTLKVSSVDQGVNFIKTWMRHKKVLLILDDVSDSSQLQKLVPFRDCFGPGSRILITTRDKNCLTAHQVDEIYEVKMLDDDQALKLFSLNAFRENGPPSDHLELARCAVHYAQGLPLTLIVLGSHLFGRSREEWKATLDSCKGEDPYSEIRNILKISYDALGVDLQGYFLDIACFFKGKLVHDVKPILEACYDLKSVNGIAQLQEKALIRIANEALMGGWIWMHDLIEEMGKDIVYKESPNEPGKRNRVWSEEDVDDVLTNNTGTKKVVGIQVPWGLSTISLNAKTFSKMKNLRYISMKRMMKYESFYGDIDYLSNQLRWLDWPHCPLQCFPSNFHAKKLVNLDISWSRGITRLWEGQKNFSRLTCMNLEGCESLTELPALSGIPNLEELNLSGCRSLTELPDLSGIPNLKGLNLDSCTSLKELPDLSRIPNLKKLDLFGCTNLVEVPDSIRFLHNLETLHASGCSKLATFPKIPVKMDSLRRLSLEGSDIRELDESIENLIGLEELHFTDCKNLTTLPCSICGLHNLKTLYVRGCSKLATFLKIPVKMDSLRLLTLKGSDIRELDESIENLIGLEYLDLADCKNLRTLPCSIYGLQNLWFLDLGECSKLVRFPTNTKILNVDGCSLSLPKLGVFSIAGCSSLSDCDFLMTLDCWETLQWLNLSRNNFVSLPACLTKFVKLRDLDLRDCKRLRGIPELPPNRLLRIRGCESLEHRFSSLTNRGAVIEPTPSSWLSLSSETPKQHRTTEEPSPTPVNPPKRQLTAAEGQASMVHSSHEMAISQIPFLRSSPIPMIPDSGWRYWHSWLSSANDDYHHQQE, from the exons ATGGCTTTTCTGATCAATGAAGCAGCAGccagttcttcatcttcttctctcccTCTTTCTTCTACTGATCACCAAAATCATTACACATACGAGGTCTTCCTGAGTTTTCGAGGCGAGGATACGTGCTTTAATTTTACAGATCATTTGTACAACGCTTTGTGTCGGAAGGGAATTGAGACGTTCAGAGATGCTGATAAGCTTAGAAGAGGAGAAGACGTATCACAAGAGCTCCTCAAAGCAATTGAGGAGTCCAGAGTTTCAATCGTCGTCTTCTCTCAAAACTATGCTTCCTCAACGTGGTGTTTGAATGAACTGGTCAAGATACTGGAATGCAGAAAATCAAAAAGACAAGACGTCAGACCGGTTTTCTACAAAGTGGCTCCCTCAGATGTACGACACCAAAGAGGCGCCTTCGGTGACGCATTTGCTACGCTTGGTTGCAGATACGAGGATAGCATGGACAAATGGAAGACAGCTCTTAAGGAAGCAGCAGATTTGTCTGGATGGCCTTTGAAGGATGGCGA GTACGAGACCAAATTCATCGAAGACATTGTTGAGGAGTTGTCCGCCCAAGTGATAAACCCTTCATGTTACTTGGATGTTGCTGAACATCCAATTGGATTAGCGTCTTGTAGACAAGATGTCATCAGACTTTTACATGCCGAGGAAAATATTGTTCACATGGTAGGCATATGGGGGCCTGGTGGAATAGGAAAGACCACAATTGCCAAATATGTGTTTAATTCAATTTGCCATAAGTTTCAAAGTAGCTGTTTCTTGGCAGATGTTAGATCAAATGGCCTAGCCCAACTTCAAGAGACGCTTTTGTCGAATTTTTTAGACTCAACTTTGAAGGTGAGTAGTGTTGATCAAGGAGTCAATTTTATAAAGACATGGATGCGACATAAAAAAGTTCTCTTAATCCTTGATGACGTGAGTGATTCTAGCCAATTACAGAAATTAGTTCCTTTCCGTGATTGTTTTGGGCCTGGCAGTAGAATTCtcataacaacaagagataaaAATTGTCTAACTGCTCATCAAGTTGATGAAATATACGAGGTCAAAATGTTAGATGatgatcaagctttgaagttgttTAGCCTGAATGCATTCAGAGAAAATGGACCTCCAAGCGATCATCTGGAACTTGCACGATGTGCGGTACACTATGCCCAAGGCCTTCCCTTAACGTTGATAGTTTTAGGCTCTCATCTATTTGGTAGAAGCAGAGAGGAGTGGAAAGCTACATTAGATAGTTGTAAAGGAGAAGATCCATACAGCGAGATAAGAAACATTCTCAAAATAAGTTATGATGCTCTGGGAGTAGATTTACAAGGATATTTTCTTGATATCGCTTGTTTCTTTAAAGGGAAGCTTGTACACGATGTGAAACCAATACTAGAAGCTTGCTACGACCTCAAATCAGTGAATGGTATTGCACAACTCCAAGAAAAGGCCTTAATAAGGATTGCCAATGAGGCTTTGATGGGTGGTTGGATTTGGATGCATGACTTGATAGAAGAAATGGGTAAAGACATAGTGTATAAAGAGTCACCTAATGAACCCGGGAAACGCAACAGAGTGTGGAGTGAAGAAGATGTCGACGACGTTCTAACAAATAATACA GGAACAAAGAAAGTTGTAGGCATTCAGGTCCCGTGGGGATTATCTACGATATCTTTGAATGCTAAAACCTTCTCAAAGATGAAGAATCTTAGATATATTTCTATGAAGAGGATGATGAAATATGAATCCTTTTATGGAGATATTGATTATCTCTCCAACCAGTTAAGGTGGCTTGATTGGCCACATTGTCCGTTGCAATGTTTTCCGTCCAATTTTCATGCAAAGAAACTTGTAAATCTCGATATTTCTTGGAGTCGCGGAATCACACGACTATGGGAGGGACAGAAG AATTTTTCAAGGCTAACATGTATGAATTTAGAGGGCTGTGAATCCCTAACAGAACTCCCAGCCTTAAGTGGAATCCCAAACTTGGAAGAGTTGAATTTAAGTGGCTGTAGATCCTTAACAGAACTCCCAGACTTGAGTGGAATCCCTAACTTGAAAGGGTTGAATTTAGATAGTTGTACATCCCTAAAGGAACTCCCAGACTTGAGTAGAATCCCTAACTTGAAAAAGTTGGATCTATTTGGGTGTACCAATTTAGTTGAGGTTCCTGATTCAATTCGATTCCTTCATAACCTTGAGACTCTTCATGCGAGTGGATGCTCAAAATTGGCTACATTTCCAAAAATTCCAGTAAAGATGGATTCCTTGAGACGACTCTCTCTTGAAGGCAGTGACATAAGAGAATTGGATGAGTCAATTGAAAATCTCATTGGGCTTGAAGAGTTGCATTTTACTGATTGCAAAAATCTCACAACTCTACCATGCAGCATTTGTGGGTTGCACAATCTAAAGACTCTTTATGTGAGAGGATGCTCAAAACTGGCTACATTTCTAAAAATTCCAGTAAAAATGGATTCCTTGAGACTACTCACTCTTAAAGGCAGTGACATAAGAGAATTGGATGAGTCAATTGAAAATCTCATTGGACTTGAATATTTGGATCTTGCTGATTGCAAAAATCTCAGAACTCTACCGTGCAGCATTTATGGGTTGCAAAATTTATGGTTTCTTGATCTTGGTGAATGCTCAAAACTTGTCAGATTTCCAACAAATACCAAAATTTTGAATGTCGATGGTTGCTCACTATCACTTCCCAAGCTAGGTGTGTTCAGTATCGCAGGATGCAGTTCATTATCAGATTGTGATTTCCTGATGACTCTTGATTGCTGGGAAACATTACAGTGGCTTAATCTGTCAAGAAACAATTTTGTTAGTCTTCCTGCTTGCTTGACCAAATTTGTCAAGTTGCGTGACCTTGACTTGCGAGATTGCAAGAGACTCCGAGGAATTCCGGAGCTTCCACCAAACCGTTTACTACGCATAAGAGGTTGTGAATCACTGGAGCATAGATTCTCGTCATTGACAAATCGTGGAGCTGTGATAGAGCCAACTCCGTCCTCATGGCTTTCTTTGTCTTCCGAAACTCCGAAACAACACCGCACTACGGAAGAACCATCCCCAACACCGGTGAATCCTCCGAAACGACAACTCACTGCCGCCGAGGGGCAAGCATCAATGGTCCATTCTTCTCATGAAATGGCTATTTCCCAAATCCCATTTCTCCGCAGCTCCCCAATCCCCATGATCCCTGACAGTGGCTGGCGTTACTGGCATTCGTGGCTTTCGTCTGCGAATGACGATTATCACCATCAACAAGAGTAG